A portion of the Drosophila innubila isolate TH190305 chromosome 3L unlocalized genomic scaffold, UK_Dinn_1.0 0_D_3L, whole genome shotgun sequence genome contains these proteins:
- the LOC117787479 gene encoding proline-rich extensin-like protein EPR1 — translation MKMQLRLLCLVLGALAVHGYSPYSGDRHLQDLSNDVHPGYDYPQPKVPFSDGYSYPRPSVPFPPAPPPSRGYDYPKPAVPFPPPTSAPLPKVVPTSGYSYPRPAVPFPPQQPKYIPPPQQVIPAQPKYLPPVQPSKGYDYPKPAIPFPAPSLPPVVKPTPPPQPRPSGYDYPKPVIPFPPPVKPTNPPQPKYLPPVKPTSPPQPKYLPPSPPQPKGYDYPKPSVPFPPPIVPKIQPQPQYLPPVKPTSPPQPKYLPPVIPTNPPQPKGYDYPKPSVPFPPPVAPKISPQPQYLPPPKPTNPAQPKGYDYPKPAIPFPAPVKPTNPPQPQYLPPVKPTSPPQPKYLPPVQPTIPPKPKGYDYPKPSVPYPPPVVPKIQPQPQYLPPVKPTSPPQPKYLPPPQPKHQGYDYPKPAVPFPPPTNPPQPKYLPPVRPTSPPQPKYLPPVQPTRGYDYPKPAIPFPHPPAPTSPPQPKGYDYPKPSIPFPHPPAPTSYLPPPAPEPKSDGYSYPKPAIAFNF, via the exons ATGAAGATG CAACTTCGACTATTGTGCCTCGTTCTCGGCGCTCTGGCCGTCCATGGCTACAGTCCATATTCAGGAGATAGACATCTGCAG GATCTGAGCAATGACGTTCATCCGGGTTATGACTATCCCCAACCGAAAGTGCCCTTTTCGGATGGATACTCCTATCCACGCCCGTCGGTACCATTCCCACCTGCTCCACCGCCAAGTCGAGGATATGATTACCCCAAGCCGGCTGTACCCTTTCCACCGCCAACAAGTGCACCATTGCCAAAGGTAGTTCCTACCTCCGGATATTCCTATCCACGTCCAGCGGTACCTTTTCCACCGCAGCAACCGAAGTACATTCCGCCGCCGCAGCAGGTCATTCCAGCTCAACCGAAGTATCTGCCCCCAGTGCAGCCAAGCAAGGGTTATGATTATCCCAAGCCAGCTATACCATTCCCAGCACCGTCCTTGCCTCCAGTTGTGAAGCCAACTCCACCGCCACAACCTAGGCCAAGTGGATACGATTATCCGAAGCCTGTCATTCCATTCCCACCTCCTGTAAAGCCAACAAACCCACCTCAACCCAAATATCTGCCGCCTGTGAAGCCTACAAGTCCACCTCAGCCTAAGTATCTACCACCCAGTCCTCCTCAGCCAAAAGGATATGATTATCCCAAGCCATCAGTTCCATTCCCACCTCCAATTGTACCGAAGATCCAACCTCAGCCACAATACCTGCCACCTGTGAAGCCTACAAGCCCACCTCAACCTAAGTATCTACCACCTGTTATTCCCACCAACCCACCGCAGCCTAAGGGATATGATTATCCGAAGCCCTCTGTACCATTCCCACCACCGGTTGCGCCGAAGATTTCACCTCAACCACAGTACTTGCCTCCTCCAAAGCCTACAAACCCAGCACAGCCTAAAGGATATGATTACCCTAAGCCAGCAATACCATTCCCAGCTCCTGTGAAACCAACAAATCCACCTCAGCCACAATACTTGCCTCCTGTGAAGCCAACAAGCCCACCTCAGCCTAAATATTTACCCCCCGTACAGCCAACAATTCCACCTAAGCCCAAAGGATATGATTACCCAAAGCCATCAGTCCCATACCCACCCCCAGTTGTACCGAAGATCCAACCACAACCTCAATACTTGCCTCCTGTTAAGCCCACAAGCCCACCCCAACCCAAATATCTACCTCCTCCACAGCCCAAACATCAAGGATATGATTATCCCAAGCCAGCCGTACCATTCCCACCTCCAACCAATCCACCACAGCCCAAATACTTGCCTCCAGTGAGACCAACCAGCCCACCTCAACCTAAATACTTACCACCGGTACAGCCGACACGTGGATATGACTATCCTAAGCCTGCAATTCCATTCCCACATCCACCTGCTCCGACCAGTCCACCTCAACCAAAGGGATACGATTATCCCAAGCCATCAATTCCATTCCCACATCCGCCTGCTCCGACCAGTTACCTGCCACCTCCAGCTCCTGAGCCTAAGAGCGATGGATACTCGTACCCAAAGCCGGCAATCGCCTTCAACTTCTAG
- the LOC117788364 gene encoding uncharacterized protein LOC117788364 isoform X2 has product MKLFLIAFAVIAAVAADVSHLPSNEYLPPVQDEAQIIAAPSNEYLAPVETYADDQGSAAIDGYRYKTQRRVVYRRQRRDVSHLPSNEYLPPQQDAAPAPVAEYLPPVQVAAPVETVQVEVAPAHELADDGYRYKTQRRVVYRRQRRDVSHLPSNEYLPPQQDAVQAPVAEYLPPVQVAAPVETVQAEAAPAHELADDGYRYKTVRRVVYRRH; this is encoded by the exons ATG AAACTTTTCCTGATCGCTTTTGCTGTGATCGCAGCTGTGGCTGCTGATGTCAGCCACCTGCCCTCCAACGAGTACTTGCCCCCCGTGCAAGACGAGGCTCAGATCATCGCTGCTCCCAGCAACGAGTATCTGGCTCCAGTTGAGACTTATGCCGATGATCAGGGTAGCGCGGCAATCGATGGATACCGTTACAAGACCCAACGTCGCGTCGTGTACCGTCGCCAGCGTCGTGATGTGAGCCACTTGCCCTCCAACGAGTACTTGCCACCCCAGCAGGATGCTGCCCCAGCTCCAGTTGCCGAATATCTGCCACCCGTTCAAGTTGCTGCTCCCGTTGAGACCGTTCAAGTAGAGGTTGCCCCAGCTCATGAGCTTGCTGATGATGGATACCGTTACAAGACCCAACGTCGCGTCGTGTACCGTCGCCAGCGTCGTGATGTGAGCCACCTGCCCTCCAACGAGTACTTGCCACCCCAGCAGGATGCTGTCCAGGCTCCAGTTGCCGAATATCTGCCACCCGTCCAG GTTGCTGCTCCCGTTGAGACCGTTCAAGCAGAGGCTGCCCCAGCTCATGAGCTTGCTGATGATGGATACCGTTACAAGACCGTTCGCCGTGTCGTCTACCGTCGTCATTAA
- the LOC117788364 gene encoding uncharacterized protein LOC117788364 isoform X1 produces MKLFLIAFAVIAAVAADVSHLPSNEYLPPVQDEAQIIAAPSNEYLAPVETYADDQGSAAIDGYRYKTQRRVVYRRQRRDVSHLPSNEYLPPQQDAAPAPVAEYLPPVQVAAPVETVQVEVAPAHELADDGYRYKTQRRVVYRRQRRDVSHLPSNEYLPPQQDAVQAPVAEYLPPVQVAAPVQVAAPVETVQVEVAPAHELADDGYRYKTHRRVVYRRNRRDVSHLPSNDYLPPQEDAPTSEYLPPVSNVVDEYTVAGQGNLADDGYRYKTQRRIVYRRQRRDVSHLPSNEYLPPQQDAAPAPVAEYLPPVQVAAPVQVAAPVETVQVEAAPAHELADDGYRYKTHRRVVYRRNRRDVSHLPSNEYLPPQQDAVQAPVAEYLPPVQVAAPVETVQAEAAPAHELADDGYRYKTVRRVVYRRH; encoded by the exons ATG AAACTTTTCCTGATCGCTTTTGCTGTGATCGCAGCTGTGGCTGCTGATGTCAGCCACCTGCCCTCCAACGAGTACTTGCCCCCCGTGCAAGACGAGGCTCAGATCATCGCTGCTCCCAGCAACGAGTATCTGGCTCCAGTTGAGACTTATGCCGATGATCAGGGTAGCGCGGCAATCGATGGATACCGTTACAAGACCCAACGTCGCGTCGTGTACCGTCGCCAGCGTCGTGATGTGAGCCACTTGCCCTCCAACGAGTACTTGCCACCCCAGCAGGATGCTGCCCCAGCTCCAGTTGCCGAATATCTGCCACCCGTTCAAGTTGCTGCTCCCGTTGAGACCGTTCAAGTAGAGGTTGCCCCAGCTCATGAGCTTGCTGATGATGGATACCGTTACAAGACCCAACGTCGCGTCGTGTACCGTCGCCAGCGTCGTGATGTGAGCCACCTGCCCTCCAACGAGTACTTGCCACCCCAGCAGGATGCTGTCCAGGCTCCAGTTGCCGAATATCTGCCACCCGTCCAGGTTGCTGCTCCCGTCCAGGTTGCCGCTCCCGTTGAGACCGTTCAAGTAGAGGTTGCCCCAGCTCATGAGCTTGCTGATGATGGATACCGTTACAAGACCCACCGTCGCGTCGTGTACCGCCGCAACCGTCGTGATGTGAGCCACCTGCCTTCCAACGATTACTTGCCCCCTCAGGAAGACGCACCAACCAGCGAATACTTGCCCCCAGTCTCCAATGTTGTAGATGAGTACACTGTTGCTGGACAGGGCAACCTTGCTGATGATGGATACCGTTACAAGACCCAGCGTCGCATCGTGTACCGTCGCCAGCGTCGTGATGTGAGCCACTTGCCCTCCAACGAGTACTTGCCACCCCAGCAGGATGCTGCCCCAGCTCCAGTTGCCGAATATCTGCCACCCGTCCAGGTTGCTGCTCCCGTCCAGGTTGCTGCTCCCGTTGAGACCGTTCAAGTAGAGGCTGCTCCAGCTCATGAGCTTGCTGATGATGGTTACCGTTACAAGACCCACCGTCGCGTCGTGTACCGCCGCAACCGTCGTGATGTGAGCCACCTGCCCTCCAACGAGTACTTGCCACCCCAGCAGGATGCTGTCCAGGCTCCAGTTGCCGAATATCTGCCACCCGTCCAGGTTGCTGCTCCCGTTGAGACCGTTCAAGCAGAGGCTGCCCCAGCTCATGAGCTTGCTGATGATGGATACCGTTACAAGACCGTTCGCCGTGTCGTCTACCGTCGTCATTAA
- the LOC117788365 gene encoding cuticle protein 16.5 codes for MKLLLICALVAAVAADVSHLPTNQYLPPGHSHHAAASAPAPVHYEAPAQTYHAAASAPAFSYSAPAQSYSAPAVESYSAPAQTYTAAASAPVQSYAAPVQSYAAPVQTYSAPAQTYTAAASAPVESYSAPAQTFTAAASAPAVSYSQPAESYETAASEPAHTFSSAEGYRYKTNRRVVYRRHRRDVSHLPSNDYLPPFQGAASAPTSEYLPPAASAPAPVYSSAPVAVAASAPAVSYAQPAESYETAASEPAPAHSYSSAEGYRYKTQRRRVVRRKY; via the exons ATG AAATTGTTATTGATCTGTGCCCTCGTTGCCGCTGTGGCCGCTGATGTCAGCCATCTGCCAACCAACCAATATCTGCCTCCTGGCCATTCTCACCACGCTGCTGCTTCGGCTCCAGCCCCAGTCCACTATGAGGCTCCTGCTCAGACCTACCACGCCGCTGCCTCGGCTCCTGCATTCTCCTACTCTGCTCCAGCTCAGTCCTACTCTGCTCCTGCAGTAGAGTCCTACTCTGCTCCAGCTCAGACCTACACCGCTGCTGCTTCCGCTCCAGTCCAGAGCTACGCCGCTCCAGTCCAGAGCTACGCCGCTCCAGTGCAGACTTACTCTGCTCCAGCTCAGACCTACACCGCCGCTGCCTCCGCTCCAGTCGAGTCCTACTCTGCACCTGCCCAGACCTTCACCGCTGCCGCTTCAGCTCCCGCTGTCTCCTATTCTCAGCCCGCTGAGAGCTACGAAACCGCTGCCTCTGAGCCAGCTCACACTTTCTCATCCGCTGAAGGTTACCGTTACAAGACCAACCGTCGCGTGGTCTACCGTCGCCACCGTCGTGATGTGAGCCATCTGCCCTCCAACGACTATCTGCCTCCCTTCCAGGGTGCCGCTTCTGCCCCAACCAGCGAGTACCTGCCCCCAGCAGCTTCTGCCCCAGCTCCAGTCTACTCCTCTGCTccagttgccgttgccgctTCAGCTCCCGCTGTCTCCTATGCTCAGCCCGCTGAGTCCTACGAAACCGCTGCCTCTGAGCCAGCACCAGCTCACAGCTACTCCTCCGCCGAAGGATACCGCTACAAGACCCAGCGTCGTCGCGTCGTCCGCCGCAAGTATTAA
- the LOC117786955 gene encoding uncharacterized protein LOC117786955 yields the protein MEESFAFAFKLKAFNTTNGSHQEPFRTLLICLLAIGCLAEVSLAKHHKHKRHYEDSEEDPHYLPPAERESEPYYHKEKHTRERVTYHKDEEHEPKRVDHYHHYDKKPEVQTKHIHYQEVNPQVRTTAILPAASGIVTRRVRPNRVTYASAPNSVFHTQINVQSQDSELNSQIRPDPVIAVAPAGGQLAVNTPAPAGAQLPANALPNCQFPVAGNPPIGCRLLDPAGGQLPAGAFPPGGQLPANGLPLGGQLPADAFPPGGQLPAGGQLPTNAQPNGGQLPANAFPAGGQLPANGFPVGGQLPANVFPAGGQLLTNGFPAAGQLGNGAQLGVGLGNGNGNFNGLPQGFSNQNLFIPAGNTQLQVGPIGQVPVAQRPSSVLIQFDPAIGAQLPASAQANVGVNPNQLVPAFGAQLGNGQTPIGQQPAAPVSNQFGPIFGAQLGVGQVPNGQQPVAGNPNPFNPVLGGQLPTGAQAPTAGNQNPVLGGQLPTAAQAPNNGNQNPVFGGQLPTSAQVPNNGNLNLVTNGQRLISRRRNGRQRNRSNYQGLNVVNGNVFGQPNVQGPTNAVGNQQDTNIIDGNFYSYPGHQQHRLYRVNGNRRLVLTDGDYVDDYDTTADVGFAASSPELSYAVPEGRGSRRKSDHEAAASEQHTEYRKDDGYHYKNPRRTK from the exons ATGGAAgaatcatttgcatttgcatttaaattgaaagcaTTCAATACGACAAATGGGTCACATCAA GAGCCGTTTAGAACCTTGTTGATCTGTCTGCTGGCAATTGGCTGTCTTGCTGAGGTTTCGCTTGCGAAACATCATAAGCACAAGCGGCACTACGAAGACTCTGAAGAGGATCCACATTATCTGCCGCCGGCGGAGAGAGAGTCGGAACCCTATTATCACAAGGAGAAGCATACCAGGGAACGCGTTACCTATCACAAGGATGAGGAGCATGAGCCCAAGCGCGTGGACCATTATCATCACTACGATAAGAAGCCCGAGGTGCAAACCAAGCATATTCATTACCAGGAGGTCAATCCTCAAGTGCGCACCACGGCAATCCTTCCCGCTGCATCCGGCATTGTCACCCGACGTGTTCGTCCCAATCGCGTGACCTACGCCAGTGCTCCCAACTCTGTCTTCCACACACAGATCAATGTGCAATCCCAGGACTCTGAGCTCAACTCCCAGATTCGTCCAGATCCAGTTATTGCCGTTGCTCCAGCTGGCGGTCAATTGGCTGTGAATACTCCGGCTCCGGCTGGTGCTCAGTTGCCTGCCAATGCCTTGCCCAATTGCCAGTTCCCAGTTGCTGGCAATCCTCCCATCGGTTGTCGTCTGCTTGATCCTGCGGGTGGTCAGCTGCCAGCTGGTGCTTTTCCTCCTGGTGGCCAATTGCCAGCGAATGGTCTTCCACTGGGTGGTCAACTGCCAGCTGATGCATTCCCCCCCGGTGGACAACTGCCAGCTGGAGGACAGTTGCCAACTAATGCACAGCCAAATGGTGGCCAACTTCCAGCTAATGCGTTTCCAGCTGGAGGACAGTTGCCAGCAAATGGATTCCCAGTCGGTGGCCAATTGCCTGCCAATGTTTTTCCAGCTGGCGGTCAACTCCTAACCAATGGATTCCCAGCTGCTGGACAATTGGGCAACGGCGCTCAACTTGGCGTGGGTCtcggcaatggcaatggcaatttCAATGGTCTACCTCAAGGATTCAGTAATCAAAATCTATTCATTCCTGCAGGAAACACCCAGCTGCAAGTCGGACCAATTGGACAGGTTCCAGTTGCACAACGTCCAAGCTCTGTTCTGATTCAATTTGATCCGGCAATTGGTGCACAGTTGCCAGCCTCGGCTCAGGCAAATGTGGGTGTCAATCCAAATCAGTTGGTGCCAGCATTTGGTGCCCAACTTGGTAATGGACAAACACCGATTGGTCAGCAGCCCGCGGCGCCTGTTTCAAATCAATTTGGACCGATTTTTGGCGCCCAACTCGGAGTGGGTCAGGTGCCAAATGGTCAGCAGCCTGTAGCAGGCAATCCCAACCCATTTAATCCAGTATTAGGTGGTCAACTGCCTACAGGAGCACAAGCACCAACAGCTGGCAACCAAAATCCCGTGCTTGGCGGACAGTTACCCACTGCAGCTCAAGCGCCAAACAATGGCAACCAAAATCCCGTATTCGGCGGACAGTTGCCAACTTCAGCACAAGTGCCAAACAATGGCAATCTTAATCTAGTTACAAATGGTCAACGTCTTATTTCTCGTCGTCGCAATGGACGTCAGCGCAATCGATCCAACTACCAAGGTCTTAACGTGGTCAATGGCAACGTGTTTGGCCAGCCCAATGTACAGGGTCCAACCAATGCCGTGGGCAATCAGCAGGATACGAACATCATCGATGGCAACTTCTACAGTTATCCTGGTCATCAACAACACAGACTCTACAGGGTGAATGGCAATCGACGCCTCGTGTTAACCGATGGCGATTACGTGGATGATTATGATACCACAGCTGATGTTGGCTTTGCTGCTAGTTCCCCTGAATTGTCCTATGCAGTTCCAGAAGGTAGGGGATCTCGCAGAAAGTCTGACCATGAAGCAGCTGCCTCGGAGCAGCACACGGAGTATCGTAAGGATGATGGTTATCACTACAAGAATCCCAGACGTACTAAGTAA